A segment of the Desulfitobacterium dehalogenans ATCC 51507 genome:
CTTCGTCAAGCTATTAAAAAACACAGGATAGTCTTCTTTGAGAAAGGATAAGGCACAATCCATCTCTTTACATAAAGCATCTTTTTTGCCCCAAGTGTCCTGCTTCCAAGTCGTAGGGCTCTGCTCCGCTAAGGATAATATTTTGAGAAGTTCCAGCACTTCACCTTCAAAGCTTGAAAAACGGATAGTTTCGGGAAGTCTGCCCAAGGTATAACACAGCCAGAAAGCTAAGGAATCTTCAGGAGGAATCGTCATATACAAGCATCGAGCTTTATAATATTTAAACTGGATATCATCAGCCCATTGACGCAGATACAAAATAAAAGCTTCCAAGGCATGCCTATCCGCATTGGCTAATCCCTCAGTTACCTCCTGAAGAAATTCTATTGCCTCTGCAGGACTCCTCATGGTTTTAATTTTCTTTTGATAAGCCAGGTATTGCTCAGGTTGCGTTCCACGATTCGGAACCTTGCTTTTCCGAAACATCTCAATCACCCCTCATTTAGGTTTCATGATAGAGTGTTCGAGATGACAAGGAAATTTCCCTTGGTAAATTTTGTCTATTATTTAAGCTATTCGGAATATAATGGGGTTTCTTTACTATCGTCTTTATACAAAAAAATAATCACTTTAAAGAGATCCCCATCCACTTCAATTGTAAAGCTCCCTTTTTGAATTTCAATCAGACTCGTGACGATGGACAAACCAAGACCGCTTCCTTGACTGCTTCTCGATTCATCCCCACGCTTAAAGCGTTCCATCAGCTCAGAAGAGGATATATTCAGTTCATAGGCCGAGATATTCTTGATGGTTAACCTTACTCCAGGACCCATGTCCTCCAGATCAATATATACTCTTGAACCTTCCAGAGCATATTTAAAAATATTGGACAAGAGGTTTTCTATGGATCGCCAAAGGAGCCTCCCATCAGCCTTGACCCAAATTCTTTCCCGGGGATAATTGAATTTAAAATCCAACTTACGTTCTTGGATTTTCTCATCCACTTCTCCTAAACCTTGAGTCAGCAAGGATACAATATCAATTCTCTCAAAGGTCACGGGAATATCCCCGCTGGAGGCTTTTGCAGCTTCAAAGAGGTCATCGGTCAACACCTTAAGGCGCTGTGATTTTTGGTCGAGAACCTCTACATATTCTTTTATCTTCTCCGGGTCTTCTTCCGTTTTTAATAAATCAACATAGGTTATGATGGAAGTTAATGGAGTTCGGATATCATGGGAAACATTAGTGATTAATTCAGTTTTTAAGCGTTCGCTTTTAATCTCATTCTCCACGGCCTTGTTTAAGCCATCAGTTATACTGTTGATATCTCCAGCCAGTTGAGCAAACTCTCCCCTTCCCTTGATATTAATTGTCGTGGCAAGGTCCCCTTCCTTAACCTGTCTAACCCCCTCTTTAATGGCCTTGAATTCTTTGACTTTCTTAAAGGACAACCATACAGCCAGACCGATGGTAATAGGAAACATGAAAAAGGTTAAGGCAACGCATAAAGGGTAACCGATGGCGAGGATGGCCACCTTCATTCCCAGACTGCCGCTGTCATAAATGGCTTTGATACCGGAAAAGAACTTATGAAAAATCGTATAAACCAAAGTGTGTTTGAAGAGGGTTCTATTCTTAATATGCTTAACCAGGGATAGGACAAAGATCAACCCTAAAGTTGCTATGACCAGAGTAGTGGGATAGATAAGGACGGCATTTTGACTTCGATACAGCTCTTCACAGGATGCAAACCATGAAATAATCAAGGCTAAACAAATCGCTACATTAAAATCATTATAGAGGCGATCGAGTGTATTGAGATGGATTTCTTGATCATCCTTTGAATTTCTTCCCCAGACGGCCAAGAGATAGATAAAGGAAGCTATGAGTCCTGCAAGATAAGCTACTATCCGATAAAGAGCATAATTAGCGACTTCTTTGTCTTCCTGCCATTCAGCAATCCGAGGATTTAAAAACTCATCCTCAAAACCGATATACAAAACATCCGGATTGTCTTGTGAATAAACGTCAGGAGTAATCCAATGAAAACGCGGATTCTCTTTAATCTCCTGGGGATAGACATTCTGGATAAATCCTTCAAATAGCATATAGGCGGGATAAGAAGTATACCCTTCTTTCGACAACTCTGCATGATTGGTCAGCTCCAACTCCCCGGATTTTAGGAAATAATTCAACCCCTTATAGCTTGCTAACCGCTGTAAAGTCGTTTGGTAATAATAAAGATCTTCTTGAA
Coding sequences within it:
- a CDS encoding sensor histidine kinase — translated: MDIKSRSFSHSLIAKALAFVLVIFCFTQVITLVLNVINRSHFGVALEKSYYLGEGFIDESNTIISDLRSLSRYKSEENILAGGTISEDRLRNRIDSLYWEFQVNSDRSSAVIEEHVEEGVFQRSASSTTSSVQSGIYNPNLSDRENYQIFLEAYKEEIEKEKERLIQEDLYYYQTTLQRLASYKGLNYFLKSGELELTNHAELSKEGYTSYPAYMLFEGFIQNVYPQEIKENPRFHWITPDVYSQDNPDVLYIGFEDEFLNPRIAEWQEDKEVANYALYRIVAYLAGLIASFIYLLAVWGRNSKDDQEIHLNTLDRLYNDFNVAICLALIISWFASCEELYRSQNAVLIYPTTLVIATLGLIFVLSLVKHIKNRTLFKHTLVYTIFHKFFSGIKAIYDSGSLGMKVAILAIGYPLCVALTFFMFPITIGLAVWLSFKKVKEFKAIKEGVRQVKEGDLATTINIKGRGEFAQLAGDINSITDGLNKAVENEIKSERLKTELITNVSHDIRTPLTSIITYVDLLKTEEDPEKIKEYVEVLDQKSQRLKVLTDDLFEAAKASSGDIPVTFERIDIVSLLTQGLGEVDEKIQERKLDFKFNYPRERIWVKADGRLLWRSIENLLSNIFKYALEGSRVYIDLEDMGPGVRLTIKNISAYELNISSSELMERFKRGDESRSSQGSGLGLSIVTSLIEIQKGSFTIEVDGDLFKVIIFLYKDDSKETPLYSE